In Ferrigenium kumadai, the DNA window TGAAATGGTTTAAACGCATACTGATCACACTTGCGGTACTGCTCGTGATTGCGGGGGCATCGCCGTTTTTCATCACGCTCAACGCTTACATTCCCCAGATCGAAAAAGAGGCCTCGACCAGACTCCAGGAGCCGGTGTCGATAAAGAGCATCAGGTTCGCCGCATTGCCATTGCCGCATGTCACGATCGACGGTATCGCGGTCGGCACAACCGATGACATCAAGCTCGGCAAGGTGCAGGTGACCCCCGCACTTTTCTCATTGCTGCAGTCGACTAAGGTCATCAAGAGCATCGAGATCGATTCTTTGGCACTGTCGCAGAAGGGGATCGACAAGATTGCGGCTTTGGCCAAGTCGGATACCGGCAAGTTGCCGGAACAACCGCCGCAAGCCCGGGTCGAGAGCATCCGTCTCAATAAAGCCCTAGTCAGTTTCGGCAAGGCGAACTTCGGCCCGTTTGATGCACGCGTAAGCCTTGACAGCAAGGGCGAAGCCGAGGACGCATCGATTACCACGCAGGACGGCAAGTTCAAGGCGATCATCAAGTCTGACAATTCAAAATATCTGATCGATGCCAGCGCAAAATCGTGGACATTGCCGGTCGGGCCGGCGCTCGTATTCGACGAGTTGATCATCAAGGGAGTAGCGACACGCCACGATGCCAACTTGGGTGAGGTGAGCGCCAGGCTCTACGGTGGCACAGCAATTGGCAAAATGGCCATCAGTTGGCAGAACGGGCTGCATCTCGACGGCAATCTCGACATCAAACAGGTGGAGACGCAAAAAATCGCTTCCATGCTGTCACCAGGCACTCACGTCAGTGGCAAGCTCAGCGCCAAACCGGTTTTCTCCGCCTCGGCGGCATCCGCAGATCAGCTTATGAATGTGTTGCGGCTGGCAACGCTTTTTAACGTCCAGAACGGCGCGCTCCACGGTGTCGATATCCAGAAAGCTGCCACCAGCTTGAACAAGCAGGGAAAGGCCAGCGGAGAAACCCGTTTCGATCAGTTGTCCGGGCATCTCCTCATGGAGCACGGCGGCTACCGTTTCTCACAACTCAGGATCGCCTCGGGTGCGTTGGCTGTCGACGGTGAGGTGAACGTCTCTTCGAAGAAGGCACTGTCGGGACGTGTCAACGCTCAGGTCAAAGCGTTGGGTACCAGCACAACCGTACCACTCAACGTTTCGGGTACGGTCGATGCACCGTTACTCTATCCCACTGGCGGGACCATGGCGGGCGCGGCGGTCGGCACGGCCATAATGGGGCCGGGAGTCGGTACTTCGGTTGGCGTAAAAGTCGGAAACTGGGTCGAAGGCTTGTTCGGCAAGGAAGAGAAAAAGCCCAAAAAATAAGCTCGGTGATTGTCAGGGCCGTTGCGCGCAACTAGGAGATTGGCTGTCACTGCATCCCAATAGCCGGAATCCGGGCATATCCATTGCGGTGATCCTGCCGTGGCTTCAAAAGGGCGCGCCCAATAAAAAAGCCCGGCGGATGCCGGGCTTTTGTCGGACGTGGGCCGGATCAACAAGTGCAGGATGATCGCGTCACCGAAGGCGGAGCGTTCTCTCCGTGGCTGTGCTCAAATGGCGTTCAAAACAGCATTGAATGTTGCACTCGGGCGCATAGATTGCGATGTCTTGTCAAAATCCGGGTGGTAGTAACCGCCCATCTCGACCGGCTTGCCCTGTGCCGCGATCAGCTCTTCATTGATCTTCGCTTCGTTGTCCGTCAATGCCTTGGCCAACGGGGCGAAACGCGCCTGCAGCTCCTTGTCCCTGGTCTGCGCGGCCAGTGCCTGAGCCCAGTACAGTGCGAGGTAGAAATGGCTGCCCCGGTTATCCAACTCGCCGACCCTGCGGGCAGGCGATTTGTTGTTGTCCAGTATCTTGCCGTTGGCCTGATCGAGCGTATCCGCGAGGACTTGCGCCTTCTCGTTCTTGAAGGTCTGCGCCAGATGTTCCAGTGACACGCCCAGTGCCAGAAACTCGCCCAGGGAGTCCCAGCGTAGATAGCCTTCCTGCTGGAACTGCTGCACATGCTTCGGTGCAGAACCACCGGCACCCGTCTCGAACAATCCACCGCCATTCATCAGCGGTACGATGGACAGCATCTTGGCGCTGGTGCCCAGCTCGAGGATAGGGAACAGGTCGGTGAGATAGTCGCGCAGCACGTTGCCGGTGACGGAGATGGTGTCTTTGCCTGCGCGGATGCGATCCAGCGAGAACTGGATGGCTTCTTCCGGCGTCATGACGCGGATATCCAGGCCGCTGGTGTCGTGATCCTTCAGGTAGCGTTCCACTTTCCGGATGATCTGCGCATCGTGCGCACGGTTCTTGTCCAGCCAGAACACGGCAGGGGTGTTGCTCAGGCGTGCGCGCGTGACCGCCAGCTTGACCCAGTCCTGGATCGGCGCATCTTTTGCCTGGCACATGCGGAAGATGTCGCCCTGTTCCACATCCTGTTCCAGCAAGGTCTTGCCGGATTCGTCCACCGCACGCACCTTGCCGTTGGCCGGAATCTCGAAGGTCTTGTTGTGCGAGCCGTACTCTTCCGCTTGTTGCGCCATCAGGCCGACGTTGGGCACAGAGCCCATGGTCTTGGGATCGAATGCGCCATGCTTCTTGCAATCGTCGATGACCACTTGGTAGATGCGCGCATAGCAGCGGTCGGGGATCATCGCCTTGGTGTCGTGCAGCTTGCCGTCCGGCCCCCACATCTTGCCGGACTCGCGAATCATCGCGGGCATGGAGGCATCGACGATGATGTCGCTCGGCACGTGCAGGTTGGTGATGCCCTTGTCGGAATTGACCATCGCCAGTTCCGGCCTGGACTTGTAGCAGGCCTGGATGTCGGCTTCGATCTCGGCACGCTGGGCTTCGGGCAAAGTCGCGATCTTGGCATAGAGGTCGCCCAGGCCGTTATTCACGTTGACGCCGAGTGGATTGATGACCGCGGCGTGCTTCTCGAAAACGTCCTTGTAATAGACAGAAACCGCGTGACCGAACATGATGGGGTCGGAGACCTTCATCATGGTGGCCTTGAGGTGCAGGGACAGCAATACGCCCTGCTTCTTCGCGTCCTGCATCTGAGTCTCGTAGAATTCACGCAGGCCGCGGCGGCTCATGACGCAGGCGTCGATGATCTCGCCCGCCTTGAGCGGCGTCTTGTCCTTGAGCACGGTCACATTGCCGTCCTGGCCGATGAATTCGATCCTGAAGCTGCCCGCCTCGGCAACCGTGACAGACTTTTCGCTGCCGTAAAAATCCCCGGCATTCATGTATGCCACATGAGTCTTCGAGTCGGCGCTCCATGCGCCCATCTTGTGCGGATTCTTGCGTGCGTACTGCTTGACCGAGGCGGCGGCGCGGCGGTCGGAGTTGCCTTCGCGCAGCACCGGGTTCACGGCGCTTCCGAGAATCCTGCCGTAACGTGCCTTGATCTCCTTCTCGGCATCCGTCTTCGGATCTTCCGGATAGTCGGGAATGTTGTATCCCTGAGACTGCAATTCCTTGATCGCGGCCTTCAACTGGGGGAGCGATGCGCTAATATTGGGAAGCTTGATGATGTTCGCTTCCGGTTTCAGCGTCAGCTCGCCGAGTTCGGTCAGTCCATCCCCGATCTTCTGGGCGGCGGTCAGATTCTCGGGGAAGTTCGCGAGTATGCGTCCCGCAAGGGAGATGTCACGCGTCTCGACGGCGATGCCGGCCGCCTTGGTGAAGGCTTGAACGATGGGAAGCAGAGAGTAGGTCGCCAGTCTCGGCGCTTCATCGGTCAGGGTGTAAATGATTTTGGAAGTCGTCATGTCTGTTTTCGGGATTTGAAACTTTGTTAACAAAGAAAATGAAATGAGTCGCATCCTGCTGTTCAACAAACCCTATGGGGTGATCTGCCAATTCAGCCGTGACGGGATGCACCCGACGCTGGCCGATTATATCGCCGTTCCCGAGGTTTATCCCGCGGGCAGGCTGGACACTGACAGCGAAGGCCTGCTGTTGCTCACCGACGACGGCAAGCTGCAGCACCGCATCACCGACCCGAAACACAAGCTGCCCAAGACCTACTGGGTACAGGTCGAGGGCGTGCCGGACGAGACTGCGCTGCAGCAATTGCGGGGCGGCGTTGCACTCAAGGACGGGATGACGCTGCCTGCCGAAGTGCGGGCGATGGAAGAGCCCGCCGCACTATGGCCGCGCAATCCGCCGGTGCGTTTCCGGCAGAGCATCCCGACGAGCTGGATAGCGCTGACCATACGCGAGGGAAAGAACCGCCAGGTGCGGCGCATGACCGCCGCAGTCGGTTTTCCCACCTTGCGCCTGATCCGCTACCGCATCGGCGACTGGACGCTGGACGGTCTGTCGCCGGGGCTGTGGCGCCAGGAAGAGGCGTAAACGGATCAGCCGCGACCGCGTCCACCGCGCGGTGCGCCGCGCCCTTGCCCAGTGCCTTGTCCGGCTCCGCGCTCGCGGCGTGCGTGAGGCGCGGGCTGGAACAATCCCGGTTGCGGCATCGCCTGATGGCGCGCGGCTTCGGACAGCAGCGGTTCGCCGGCCTTCTTCGCTTGGGGTTGGCGCGGTTTCCCGGGCTGTGATCCGCTACGGGGCTGCTGGCCGTTGCGCGCCTGTTGATCACGCTGCTGCGGATTGCGCGGCTTCTGGCTCTGACCGTCATGTGACTTTTGGCCGTCACGAGGTTTCTGGCCCTGGCCTGCGCGCGGTGCGCTGGCGGTGGTGTTGCTGTGACGGCGCTGGCCGTGTTGCGGACGCGGTGGGCGCGGCGCTTCCGGCGGGATGTGCGTCGGCGGCACGAAGCTGTCTATGGTCACCTTCGGGATCGCGTGCTTGATCAGGCGCTCGATGCTCTTCAGGTACGGGAACTCCTCGCTGTCCACCAGCGAGATCGCCGCGCCGTTACTGCCCGCGCGGCCGGTGCGGCCGATGCGGTGCACATAGTCTTCCGGCACATTCGGCAATTCGAAATTCACCACATGCGGCAGCTGGTCGATGTCCAGTCCGCGCGCAGCGATGTCGGTGGCGACCAGCACCGGCAGCGTGCCGTCCTTGAACTGCGACAGCGCCTTGGTGCGCGCCGACTGGCTCTTGTTGCCGTGGATCGCGGCGGACGGGATGCCGTCACCGGTCAGCTTTTCCGCCAGGCGGTTCGCGCCGTGCTTGGTGCGGGTGAACACCAGCACCTGCTTCCAGTCGTTGTGCTTGATCAGGTGTGCGAGCAGGTGGCTCTTCAGCTTCTGCGGGATCAGGTGCACGCTCTGTTCGACCAGTTCGGACGTGGTGTTGCGGCGCGCTACTTCGACATAACCTGGGTTGTGCAGCAGGCCGTCGGCCAGCGCCTTGATCTCGTCGGAGAAGGTCGCCGAGAACAGCAGGTTCTGGCGCTGTTTCGGCAGCAGCGCGAGGATCTTCTTGATGTCGCGGATGAAGCCCATGTCCAGCATGCGGTCGGCTTCGTCCAGCACCAGGATCTCGACGCCGGACAGATCCAGCGTCTTTTGTCCGACGTGGTCGAGCAATCGGCCCGGCGTGGCGACCAGGATGTCCACCTGGCCGCGCAAGGCCTTGATCTGCGGATTGATGTTCACGCCGCCGAACATCACCATGGATTTCAGCGGGAGATACTTGCCGTAGGTCTGCACCGATTCCTCCACCTGCGCGGCGAGTTCGCGCGTCGGCGTCAGGATCAGGCAGCGCGGGCAGCCTGCGCGCGGATTCGCGGCGGGCTTTTCGGACAGGCGATGCAGGACGGGCAGCGTGAAGCCGGCGGTCTTGCCGGTGCCGGTCTGTGCGCCGGCCAGCAGGTCGCCGCCCTTCAGCACCTGCGGGATGGCCTGAGCCTGGACGGGGGTGGGGTGCGTGTAGCCGGCATCGGCGATGGCGCGCAGGATGGGTTCGGCCAGGTTCAGGCCGGCAAAAGAAATTTCATTAGACAAGTTTTATGACTCCAGCGACGGCCTGAAGCCCTACAGGGCACACCAATCGAGGCAGACGGATTAAGCGATCGGAACGATCGGGAGTGTTCGGGAAGGCCGCTGCACCGATTGGTTGGGAGCAGGGCGGCGCGCATTATATACCCATACTGCGACTTTCGAAGCGAGGTATGGGCGGCGGCGCGCAGAAAACAGCGCTTGGGCTGGGCGCGGGTGGGCTTTGCCGGGGTTCATCGGGTATAATGCGCGCCTTTGAAATTACCCGATAGGAGGATGTTATGCCTATTTATGCTTATGCCTGTTCCAGCTGCGGCGTGCAAAAGGACGTGATGCAGAAGATGAGCGATGCGCCGCTCACCGTTTGCCCGGAGTGCGGCAAGGAAACCTTTACGAAACAATTGACTGCCGCCGGCTTCCAGTTGAAGGGTAACGGCTACTACGTCACCGACTTCAAGAACAAGCCCAAGGCTGAGTGCGCGCCCTGTGCCAGCGCGGGCTCCTGCCCGATGGCTAGCTGATCGATGAAAAAATACCTCATCACCGGGCTGCTGGTCTGGGTTCCGCTCGGCATCACCCTCTGGGTGCTGAACCTGACCATCACCACGATGGACCAGACCCTGTTGCTGCTGCCAGAGCAATTGCGGCCGGACAATCTGTTGCCCATCCATATTCCCGGTCTGGGCATCATCCTGACGCTGGCTGTGGTGCTGCTCACCGGCCTGCTGATCCGCAACGTGTTCGGTCAGCGGCTGTGGGACGCTTCCGAGAAGGCGATGCTGCATGTGCCGTTCGTGGGCAGCATCTACAAGGGCGTGAAGCAGGTCAGCGACACCTTGTTGTCGGGCAGCGGCAATTCGTTCCGCAAGGTGCTGCTGGTGCGCTATCCGCATCCGCAAGCATGGTCGCTGGCGTTCCAGACCGGCGTACCGGGCGAGGTGAGTAGCCGCTTCGATGAAGAATATGTGGCAGTGTTCATTCCCACTACGCCCAGCCCGGTGAATGGTTTCTATTTCTATGTGCGCCGTGCCGACACCATCGAACTGGATATGACCGTAGACGTGGCGCTGCGCACCATCGTGTCGATGGGCGTGGTCGCCACGCCCGAGACCGCACATGCCCAGGCGGCCGGCCAGATTTCCAAGCAAGACTAATCCCGTTTTTTACCAAGAAGCCGAATCATGCGAACTCATTACTGTGGACTCCTCAACACCGACCAACTCGACCAGACCGTGAGCATTTGCGGCTGGGCGCATCGCCGCCGCGACCACGGCGGGGTGATCTTCATCGACCTGCGCGACCGTGAAGGCCTAGCTCAGGTCGTGTGTGATCCGGATCGCGCCGAGATGTTCAAGATCGCCGAGTCCGTGCGCAGCGAGTTCGTGCTGCGCATCACCGGCAAGGTGCGTCGTCGCCCGGAAGGCACGACCAACTCGAACATCACCAGCGGCGAAATCGAAATCCTGTGCCACGAGATCGAAGTGCTGAACAGCGCGGTGACGCCTCCGTTCCAGCTCGACGACGAGAACCTCTCCGAGAACGTGCGCCTGACCCATCGCGTGGTCGACCTGCGCCGTCCGCAGATGCAGAAGAACATGATGCTGCGCTACAAGGTCGCGATGGCATTCCGTCGCTTCCTCGACAGCCGCGGCTTCATCGATATCGAGACGCCGATGCTGACCAAGTCCACGCCGGAAGGCGCACGCGACTACCTGGTGCCGTCGCGCGTGCATCCGGGCGAGTTCTTCGCGCTGCCGCAGTCGCCGCAGCTGTTCAAGCAGATGCTGATGGTGGCCGGCTTCGACCGCTACTACCAGGTCACCAAGTGTTTCCGCGACGAAGACCTGCGCGCCGACCGCCAGCCCGAATTCACCCAGGTCGATATCGAGACCTCGTTCCTGAACGAGGCGCAGATCACCGCGATAATGGAAGAGATGATCCGCACCGTGTTCAAGGAAACGATGGATGTGGACCTGCCCAATCCGTTCCCGCGCATGACCCACGCCGAGGCGATGGCGCGCTTCGGTTCGGACAAGCCAGACCTGCGCGTGACGCTGGAACTGACAGAAGTGACCGACGCGGTGAAGGATGTCGCGTTCAAGGTGTTCGCCGGCGTGGCGAATTCCGATAGCGGCCGCGTGGCTGCATTGCGCGTGCCTGGCGGCGCGGCGTTCACACGCGGCGAGATCGACGAGTACACCAAGTTCGTCGGCATCTATGGCGCGAAGGGCCTGGCCTACATCAAGGTCAACGACATCACACAACTCAACGAGACCGGTCTGCAGTCGCCCATCGTGAAGAACATCCACGAGGCCGCATTGAAGACCATCGTCGAGAGCACCGGTGCGCAGAATGGCGACATCATCTTCTTCGGCGCGGACAAGACGAAGATCGTCAACGACGCGCTGGGCGCGTTGCGCAGCAAGATCGGCCACGAGAAGGGCTACACCAACGGCAAGGCATGGGAGCCGCTGTGGGTGGTGGACTTCCCCATGTTCGAATACGACGACGAAGACAAGCGCTGGACTGCTTGCCACCATCCGTTCACTTCGCCCAAGGACGAGCATGTCGCCCTGCTGGAAAGCGATCCGGGTAAGTGTCTGGCCAAGGCCTACGACTTGGCTCTGAATGGCTGGGAAATCGGCGGCGGCTCGGTGCGTATCCACAAGGAAGAGGTGCAGAGCACCGTGTTCCGCGCGCTCAACATCGGTGCGGAAGAAGCACAGCTCAAGTTCGGCTTCCTGCTCGATGCGTTGCAATACGGTGCGCCCCCGCACGGCGGCCTGGCCTTCGGCCTGGATCGCATCGTCACCATGATGACCGGCGCCGAGTCGATCCGCGACGTGATCGCCTTCCCCAAGACCCAGCGCGCGCAGTGCCTGTTGACCCATGCGCCGAGCGCAGTGGACGAGAAGCAGCTGCGCGACCTGCACATCCGCCTGCGCCAGCAGACTCAGGCTACCGTGGAAGTCGCCAAGGAATAAACGATGGCGCGTTCGCTACGTCCATTGCTGCTTGCGGCGCTGCTGTGGCTGCCGCAGGTGCCGGCGGCGGCAGCATCGGAGCAGATCGATGCTGCAAGCGGATTGCCCGTCATCGCGGCGGCCGCGCTGCCCGCCGAAGCACGCGACACGTTGCGCGCGATCGAGCGGGGCGGGCCGTTCGCCTATGAACGCGACGGAGTGGTGTTCAAGAACTACGAGCGGGTGCTGCCGAAGCAGCGGCGCGGCTATTATCATGAATACACGGTGAAGACGCCGGGGGCGCGCAATCGCGGTGCGCGGCGCATCGTGTGCGGGCAGCCGGTGGAGTGTTATTACACCGGCGATCACTACAAGACTTTCAAGCGTATCCGGGAACAGCCATGAATCTGCTGGCACAACAACTGAACAGTCCATCCAGGGCGGGCAGCTATATGCTGACATGCAGCGTGGATGAGTTGCTCGCTGCAGTTGCCGAGGCGAACTTCGCGCTGTTCGACGCCGACCTCAAAGGCGTCAAGGGCAAGGCGAACCTGCTCAACGCGCTGGCGCGCGCCGCCGGTTTCCCGCCGGAATTCGGCGCGAACTGGGATGCGCTGGCGGATGACCTGTGCGACCTGTCGTGGTGCGGCGAGAAGGCCGGTTACGTGCTGCTGTTGCGCAACGTCAGCGATACCTTCGGCTTGTCCGCCAACGACCGCGAGATCGCGCAGGACATCCTCGCCGACACGGTGGTGTACTGGCGGCAGCGCAACAAGGCTTTCTGGATATTCTTCATCTGAGGCATGACGACCTACAAACGGCCGGTCTCGGTGCTGGTGGTGGTCTACACTTCCAATCTTGATGTGTTGTTGCTGGAGCGAGCCGATTACCCCGGCTACTGGCAATCGGTCACCGGCAGCTGCGAACCGGGTGAGGATTTGCGCGACACGGCGATCCGCGAAGTGAGCGAGGAGACCGGTCTGGATGCTTTGCAATATGCGCTGAGCGACTGGCAGTCGCAGAACGTCTACGAGATATATCCGCACTGGCGCCACCGCTACCCGCCCGGCGTCACCCACAACACCGAGCATGTGTTCGGCCTGCAACTGCCGCATCGTGTCGATGTCCAACTCGCGCCGGGCGAGCACTTGAACTTCGAGTGGTTAC includes these proteins:
- a CDS encoding DUF502 domain-containing protein; amino-acid sequence: MKKYLITGLLVWVPLGITLWVLNLTITTMDQTLLLLPEQLRPDNLLPIHIPGLGIILTLAVVLLTGLLIRNVFGQRLWDASEKAMLHVPFVGSIYKGVKQVSDTLLSGSGNSFRKVLLVRYPHPQAWSLAFQTGVPGEVSSRFDEEYVAVFIPTTPSPVNGFYFYVRRADTIELDMTVDVALRTIVSMGVVATPETAHAQAAGQISKQD
- a CDS encoding barstar family protein, translated to MNLLAQQLNSPSRAGSYMLTCSVDELLAAVAEANFALFDADLKGVKGKANLLNALARAAGFPPEFGANWDALADDLCDLSWCGEKAGYVLLLRNVSDTFGLSANDREIAQDILADTVVYWRQRNKAFWIFFI
- the aspS gene encoding aspartate--tRNA ligase, producing MRTHYCGLLNTDQLDQTVSICGWAHRRRDHGGVIFIDLRDREGLAQVVCDPDRAEMFKIAESVRSEFVLRITGKVRRRPEGTTNSNITSGEIEILCHEIEVLNSAVTPPFQLDDENLSENVRLTHRVVDLRRPQMQKNMMLRYKVAMAFRRFLDSRGFIDIETPMLTKSTPEGARDYLVPSRVHPGEFFALPQSPQLFKQMLMVAGFDRYYQVTKCFRDEDLRADRQPEFTQVDIETSFLNEAQITAIMEEMIRTVFKETMDVDLPNPFPRMTHAEAMARFGSDKPDLRVTLELTEVTDAVKDVAFKVFAGVANSDSGRVAALRVPGGAAFTRGEIDEYTKFVGIYGAKGLAYIKVNDITQLNETGLQSPIVKNIHEAALKTIVESTGAQNGDIIFFGADKTKIVNDALGALRSKIGHEKGYTNGKAWEPLWVVDFPMFEYDDEDKRWTACHHPFTSPKDEHVALLESDPGKCLAKAYDLALNGWEIGGGSVRIHKEEVQSTVFRALNIGAEEAQLKFGFLLDALQYGAPPHGGLAFGLDRIVTMMTGAESIRDVIAFPKTQRAQCLLTHAPSAVDEKQLRDLHIRLRQQTQATVEVAKE
- a CDS encoding NADP-dependent isocitrate dehydrogenase: MTTSKIIYTLTDEAPRLATYSLLPIVQAFTKAAGIAVETRDISLAGRILANFPENLTAAQKIGDGLTELGELTLKPEANIIKLPNISASLPQLKAAIKELQSQGYNIPDYPEDPKTDAEKEIKARYGRILGSAVNPVLREGNSDRRAAASVKQYARKNPHKMGAWSADSKTHVAYMNAGDFYGSEKSVTVAEAGSFRIEFIGQDGNVTVLKDKTPLKAGEIIDACVMSRRGLREFYETQMQDAKKQGVLLSLHLKATMMKVSDPIMFGHAVSVYYKDVFEKHAAVINPLGVNVNNGLGDLYAKIATLPEAQRAEIEADIQACYKSRPELAMVNSDKGITNLHVPSDIIVDASMPAMIRESGKMWGPDGKLHDTKAMIPDRCYARIYQVVIDDCKKHGAFDPKTMGSVPNVGLMAQQAEEYGSHNKTFEIPANGKVRAVDESGKTLLEQDVEQGDIFRMCQAKDAPIQDWVKLAVTRARLSNTPAVFWLDKNRAHDAQIIRKVERYLKDHDTSGLDIRVMTPEEAIQFSLDRIRAGKDTISVTGNVLRDYLTDLFPILELGTSAKMLSIVPLMNGGGLFETGAGGSAPKHVQQFQQEGYLRWDSLGEFLALGVSLEHLAQTFKNEKAQVLADTLDQANGKILDNNKSPARRVGELDNRGSHFYLALYWAQALAAQTRDKELQARFAPLAKALTDNEAKINEELIAAQGKPVEMGGYYHPDFDKTSQSMRPSATFNAVLNAI
- a CDS encoding DEAD/DEAH box helicase, which gives rise to MSNEISFAGLNLAEPILRAIADAGYTHPTPVQAQAIPQVLKGGDLLAGAQTGTGKTAGFTLPVLHRLSEKPAANPRAGCPRCLILTPTRELAAQVEESVQTYGKYLPLKSMVMFGGVNINPQIKALRGQVDILVATPGRLLDHVGQKTLDLSGVEILVLDEADRMLDMGFIRDIKKILALLPKQRQNLLFSATFSDEIKALADGLLHNPGYVEVARRNTTSELVEQSVHLIPQKLKSHLLAHLIKHNDWKQVLVFTRTKHGANRLAEKLTGDGIPSAAIHGNKSQSARTKALSQFKDGTLPVLVATDIAARGLDIDQLPHVVNFELPNVPEDYVHRIGRTGRAGSNGAAISLVDSEEFPYLKSIERLIKHAIPKVTIDSFVPPTHIPPEAPRPPRPQHGQRRHSNTTASAPRAGQGQKPRDGQKSHDGQSQKPRNPQQRDQQARNGQQPRSGSQPGKPRQPQAKKAGEPLLSEAARHQAMPQPGLFQPAPHARRERGAGQGTGQGRGAPRGGRGRG
- a CDS encoding rRNA large subunit pseudouridine synthase E, producing the protein MSRILLFNKPYGVICQFSRDGMHPTLADYIAVPEVYPAGRLDTDSEGLLLLTDDGKLQHRITDPKHKLPKTYWVQVEGVPDETALQQLRGGVALKDGMTLPAEVRAMEEPAALWPRNPPVRFRQSIPTSWIALTIREGKNRQVRRMTAAVGFPTLRLIRYRIGDWTLDGLSPGLWRQEEA
- a CDS encoding FmdB family zinc ribbon protein, with the protein product MPIYAYACSSCGVQKDVMQKMSDAPLTVCPECGKETFTKQLTAAGFQLKGNGYYVTDFKNKPKAECAPCASAGSCPMAS
- a CDS encoding AsmA-like C-terminal region-containing protein; this translates as MKWFKRILITLAVLLVIAGASPFFITLNAYIPQIEKEASTRLQEPVSIKSIRFAALPLPHVTIDGIAVGTTDDIKLGKVQVTPALFSLLQSTKVIKSIEIDSLALSQKGIDKIAALAKSDTGKLPEQPPQARVESIRLNKALVSFGKANFGPFDARVSLDSKGEAEDASITTQDGKFKAIIKSDNSKYLIDASAKSWTLPVGPALVFDELIIKGVATRHDANLGEVSARLYGGTAIGKMAISWQNGLHLDGNLDIKQVETQKIASMLSPGTHVSGKLSAKPVFSASAASADQLMNVLRLATLFNVQNGALHGVDIQKAATSLNKQGKASGETRFDQLSGHLLMEHGGYRFSQLRIASGALAVDGEVNVSSKKALSGRVNAQVKALGTSTTVPLNVSGTVDAPLLYPTGGTMAGAAVGTAIMGPGVGTSVGVKVGNWVEGLFGKEEKKPKK
- the nudB gene encoding dihydroneopterin triphosphate diphosphatase gives rise to the protein MTTYKRPVSVLVVVYTSNLDVLLLERADYPGYWQSVTGSCEPGEDLRDTAIREVSEETGLDALQYALSDWQSQNVYEIYPHWRHRYPPGVTHNTEHVFGLQLPHRVDVQLAPGEHLNFEWLPWQDAANKVFSPSNRAAILQLPVLAQRPVK
- a CDS encoding ribonuclease domain-containing protein, which translates into the protein MARSLRPLLLAALLWLPQVPAAAASEQIDAASGLPVIAAAALPAEARDTLRAIERGGPFAYERDGVVFKNYERVLPKQRRGYYHEYTVKTPGARNRGARRIVCGQPVECYYTGDHYKTFKRIREQP